A stretch of the Haloarcula ordinaria genome encodes the following:
- a CDS encoding 30S ribosomal protein S19e, which translates to MTTLYDVPAEDLIEALTETLAEEDDIEAPEWAAFTKTGVDKELPPEQEDFWQRRAASLLRKVAVDGPVGVNRLKTEYGNAKQGTTRYRVRPHQKVDGSGNIIRTALQQLEDAGYVETSENDGRRITGEGRSLLDDTAGEVLQDLDRPDLERYA; encoded by the coding sequence ATGACGACACTCTACGACGTCCCCGCCGAGGACCTCATCGAGGCGCTCACGGAGACGCTCGCCGAGGAGGACGACATCGAAGCACCGGAGTGGGCCGCGTTCACCAAGACCGGCGTCGACAAGGAACTGCCGCCGGAACAGGAGGACTTCTGGCAGCGACGCGCCGCCAGCCTGCTCCGGAAGGTCGCCGTCGACGGGCCCGTCGGCGTCAACCGGCTGAAGACCGAGTACGGCAACGCGAAGCAGGGGACGACCCGCTACCGCGTCCGCCCGCACCAGAAGGTCGACGGCTCTGGCAACATCATCCGGACCGCCCTCCAGCAGCTCGAGGACGCCGGCTACGTCGAGACCAGCGAGAACGACGGCCGCCGCATCACCGGCGAAGGCCGCAGCCTGCTCGACGACACCGCCGGCGAGGTACTGCAGGACCTCGACCGTCCGGACCTCGAACGCTACGCGTAA
- a CDS encoding site-2 protease family protein, which yields MSRPADDPPSPTEFSDLFFVTAVRRDGETVRYVGDSLVPPDTLVDELGPMFRERGYAVALQRRTDVTGPTDGGSATVAPATGRTAPYELVAEPAETTTGGVPWLNVVLLLVTIASTLYVGASRWYYIPVFEQPWRVFEAWPFVVAMLGVLGIHELGHYVAARYHGVDVTLPYFIPFPSLLGTMGAVINIRGRIPDRKVLFDIGVAGPLAGLVATAVVTVIGLSLDPITVPERVADGGGGYVITFQDPLLLQVLEYLVRTAGLGSEYGPGTAVHPIVFAGWAGMFFTFLNLLPVGQLDGGHIVRAILGRRQETVAAAVPGGLFALAGFLYFTRDPPPVGFGVWTLWVFWGLFATGLAYAGPASPTVDDALDRRRVALGVATFALGLACFTPVPFEIVAA from the coding sequence ATGAGTCGCCCTGCCGACGACCCGCCCTCCCCTACCGAGTTCTCGGACCTGTTTTTCGTCACAGCCGTCCGTCGCGACGGTGAGACGGTTCGGTACGTCGGCGACTCGCTGGTCCCGCCGGACACCCTCGTCGACGAGCTCGGACCGATGTTCCGCGAGCGAGGGTACGCGGTCGCACTGCAGCGGCGAACGGACGTGACCGGACCGACGGACGGCGGGTCGGCGACCGTCGCTCCCGCGACAGGACGGACGGCCCCGTACGAGCTCGTCGCGGAACCCGCCGAGACGACTACAGGCGGCGTGCCCTGGCTGAACGTCGTGCTGTTGCTCGTGACCATCGCCTCGACGCTGTACGTGGGGGCGAGCCGGTGGTACTACATCCCGGTCTTCGAACAGCCCTGGCGCGTGTTCGAGGCCTGGCCGTTCGTCGTCGCGATGCTCGGGGTGCTGGGCATCCACGAGCTGGGCCACTACGTCGCTGCCCGCTACCACGGCGTCGACGTGACGCTGCCCTACTTCATCCCGTTCCCGTCGCTGCTGGGGACGATGGGGGCAGTCATCAACATCCGCGGCCGGATTCCCGACCGGAAAGTGCTTTTCGACATCGGCGTCGCCGGTCCGCTCGCCGGACTCGTTGCCACGGCGGTGGTGACCGTCATCGGGCTCTCGCTCGACCCCATCACCGTCCCGGAGCGGGTGGCCGACGGCGGCGGGGGGTACGTCATCACCTTCCAGGACCCGCTGTTGCTGCAAGTCCTCGAATACCTGGTGCGGACGGCGGGCCTCGGCTCGGAGTACGGGCCGGGAACGGCCGTCCACCCCATCGTCTTCGCCGGTTGGGCGGGGATGTTCTTCACCTTCCTGAACCTGCTGCCGGTCGGCCAGCTCGACGGCGGCCACATCGTCCGCGCGATACTGGGCCGCCGCCAGGAGACGGTCGCCGCAGCGGTCCCCGGCGGCCTGTTCGCGCTGGCGGGCTTCCTCTATTTCACCCGGGACCCGCCGCCGGTCGGCTTCGGTGTCTGGACGCTCTGGGTGTTCTGGGGCCTGTTCGCGACCGGGCTGGCGTACGCCGGGCCGGCCAGTCCGACGGTCGACGACGCGCTCGACCGCCGGCGGGTCGCCCTCGGCGTGGCAACCTTCGCGCTGGGCCTGGCCTGCTTCACGCCGGTCCCGTTCGAGATCGTCGCAGCCTGA
- a CDS encoding DUF7411 family protein, which produces MRCGLLYSAGKDSTLAALLLDPFYEITLVSCTFGVVDPVPAREAAASVGFDHETVDLDPDVAHEAVERMHDDGFPRSGIQRVHEHAVETVAAGEWTETIDAVADGTRRDDRVPTVERPFAQSVEDRFDIDYLAPLAGIGRGAIGEMAAASLDVETGPSDEIQKGDYEVELRALLAERYGEDAVDDVFPEHTQSRVRGRR; this is translated from the coding sequence ATGCGCTGTGGGTTGCTGTACAGCGCGGGGAAGGACTCGACGCTCGCGGCGCTGCTGTTAGACCCCTTCTACGAGATAACGCTCGTCAGTTGCACCTTCGGCGTCGTCGACCCCGTACCGGCCCGCGAGGCCGCAGCGAGCGTCGGTTTCGACCACGAGACGGTCGACTTGGACCCCGACGTCGCTCACGAGGCTGTCGAACGGATGCACGACGACGGCTTCCCGCGCAGCGGCATTCAACGGGTCCACGAGCACGCCGTCGAGACCGTCGCCGCCGGCGAATGGACAGAGACGATCGATGCCGTCGCCGACGGAACACGGCGCGACGACCGCGTGCCGACCGTCGAGCGGCCGTTCGCCCAGAGCGTCGAGGACCGCTTCGATATCGACTACCTGGCCCCTCTCGCGGGTATCGGCCGTGGGGCCATCGGCGAGATGGCCGCCGCGTCGCTCGACGTCGAGACCGGGCCGAGCGACGAGATTCAGAAGGGCGACTACGAAGTGGAACTCCGGGCGCTGCTCGCCGAGCGGTACGGCGAGGACGCCGTCGACGACGTCTTCCCCGAGCACACGCAGTCGCGGGTCCGCGGCCGTCGGTGA
- a CDS encoding lysylphosphatidylglycerol synthase transmembrane domain-containing protein — translation MDESGWATVLGFAGTLVVLSALVLVVGIDDTVSALTRADPTALVLVLGIAVVWLTSWGLALWTILRALNAPIPVSTAVLLFAGAVFSNNITPFGQAGGEPLSALLISTAADSEYETGLAAIASVDTVHFVPSVGYAIIGFTFVAAGAVRLGRNLLFAAGAVAALAIGLPVAAYLGWRYRYELETAVVSLFTPVIRLLGRIAPRRSPPTPRMIENRIESFFAAIDRVAADRRTLVQTLGFSAFGWACLAASLWTSLYAVGFTVPPSTVLLVVPVGSIASLAPLPGGSGAIEAVLVTLLVSTAPVPAAAATSAVLIHRSATFLLPTLVGSGVATMLGIDRAVELNQDDD, via the coding sequence ATGGACGAGAGCGGGTGGGCGACGGTGCTGGGCTTCGCTGGCACGCTGGTCGTACTCTCGGCGCTGGTGCTGGTCGTCGGCATCGACGACACCGTCAGCGCGCTCACCCGTGCCGACCCGACGGCGCTGGTCCTCGTGCTGGGCATCGCGGTCGTCTGGCTCACCTCGTGGGGCCTCGCACTGTGGACGATACTCCGCGCGCTGAACGCCCCCATCCCGGTCTCCACGGCAGTGCTGCTGTTCGCGGGCGCGGTCTTCTCGAACAACATCACGCCGTTCGGGCAGGCGGGCGGCGAGCCGCTGAGCGCCCTGCTCATCTCGACGGCCGCCGACAGCGAGTACGAGACCGGTCTGGCGGCCATCGCCAGCGTCGACACCGTCCACTTCGTCCCGTCGGTGGGCTACGCTATCATCGGGTTCACCTTCGTGGCGGCGGGCGCAGTGCGACTTGGGCGGAACCTCCTCTTCGCCGCCGGTGCCGTGGCTGCCCTGGCTATCGGGCTCCCCGTCGCGGCGTATCTGGGCTGGCGGTACCGCTACGAACTAGAGACAGCGGTGGTCAGTCTGTTCACGCCCGTCATCAGGCTCCTCGGCCGCATCGCCCCGCGGCGGTCGCCGCCGACCCCCCGGATGATAGAGAACCGGATCGAGAGCTTCTTTGCCGCCATCGACCGCGTCGCGGCCGACCGCCGAACGCTGGTCCAGACGCTCGGCTTCTCGGCGTTCGGGTGGGCCTGTCTGGCCGCCTCGCTGTGGACGTCGCTGTACGCCGTCGGCTTCACCGTACCGCCGTCGACGGTGCTGCTCGTCGTCCCGGTCGGGAGCATCGCCAGTCTGGCGCCGCTCCCCGGCGGTTCGGGCGCTATCGAGGCCGTTCTCGTGACGCTCCTGGTCTCGACGGCGCCGGTGCCGGCGGCGGCGGCCACCTCCGCGGTGCTCATCCACCGCAGCGCGACCTTCCTGCTCCCGACGCTGGTCGGCAGCGGCGTCGCGACGATGCTCGGCATCGACCGGGCCGTGGAGCTGAACCAGGACGACGACTGA
- a CDS encoding DUF7123 family protein, which produces MSATVSPSTKEEPSKEERLKSFLTEKAADGEMYFKSKFIADEVGLSPKEIGALMVKLKDSATEIEVEKWSYTSATTWRIEPA; this is translated from the coding sequence ATGAGCGCGACAGTTTCCCCCTCCACGAAAGAAGAGCCGTCGAAAGAAGAACGTCTGAAGTCCTTCCTCACCGAGAAGGCGGCAGACGGTGAGATGTACTTCAAGAGCAAGTTCATCGCGGACGAAGTCGGCCTCTCCCCGAAAGAAATCGGTGCGCTGATGGTCAAGCTGAAAGACAGCGCGACCGAGATCGAAGTCGAGAAGTGGTCGTACACGAGCGCGACCACCTGGCGGATCGAACCCGCGTAA
- the thiL gene encoding thiamine-phosphate kinase, with the protein MDEQAALALIGDRLLAAGDDCAVVDGQVITTDMLHDRTDFPDGTTRYTAGWRAVGASLSDVAAMGAQATAAVAVYGVPEFDAEDLLSFVDGASDVCTAVGAEYVGGDLDGHDEFTVATTALGDVEDPVLRSGATPGDAVCVTGTLGRTGVALDLFEQGDVERANDLFRFEPRVAAGVALRPYATAMLDSSDGLARSLHQLTAASDCGAAVESPLPIDERVDDVADSDEERRELGLFVGEDFELVCTVPEADLAAAREAVPCPLHHIGRVTESGVTLDGEPLPDRGYSH; encoded by the coding sequence ATGGACGAACAGGCCGCACTCGCGCTCATCGGCGACCGGTTGCTGGCGGCCGGCGACGACTGTGCCGTCGTCGACGGCCAGGTCATCACGACGGACATGCTCCACGACCGGACGGATTTCCCCGACGGGACGACCCGCTATACGGCTGGCTGGCGGGCCGTCGGCGCGTCGCTCTCGGACGTGGCGGCGATGGGTGCCCAGGCGACGGCCGCGGTGGCCGTCTACGGCGTCCCCGAGTTCGACGCCGAGGACCTCCTGTCGTTCGTCGACGGCGCGAGCGACGTCTGTACGGCCGTCGGGGCGGAGTACGTCGGCGGCGACCTCGACGGGCACGACGAGTTCACCGTCGCGACGACGGCACTGGGCGACGTCGAGGACCCAGTCCTGCGTTCGGGGGCGACCCCCGGCGACGCGGTCTGTGTCACCGGGACGCTGGGCCGGACGGGCGTTGCGCTCGACCTGTTCGAGCAGGGCGACGTCGAGCGGGCCAACGACCTGTTCCGGTTCGAGCCGCGGGTCGCCGCCGGAGTCGCGCTTCGGCCCTACGCGACGGCCATGCTCGACTCCAGCGACGGGCTGGCCCGCTCGCTCCACCAGCTGACGGCGGCGAGCGACTGTGGCGCCGCCGTCGAGTCACCGCTTCCCATCGACGAACGGGTCGACGATGTGGCCGACAGCGACGAGGAACGCCGGGAGCTGGGCCTCTTCGTCGGCGAGGACTTCGAGCTCGTCTGTACGGTTCCCGAGGCAGACCTCGCGGCCGCACGCGAGGCGGTCCCCTGTCCGCTCCATCACATCGGCCGGGTCACCGAGTCCGGCGTGACCCTCGACGGCGAACCGCTCCCGGACCGCGGCTACTCTCATTAG